CCAAATGAAGTGTTCTCGCGCGACGAGCTGGCGCAACGCGTGTGGGGCTACCGCGACGCCAGTAGCGGACGCGCCATCGACGTCCACATCCGACGATTACGGGTCAAGCTGGACTCTGTTTCCGCCGCCCCGCCGCCCATCATCTCCGTGCGTGGATTCGGGTACAAGCTCGTATCGGGCCACCATGGAGTTTCTTCCGTCGCCTGAGCCTCGACAATCTCTTTTTGGCGCCCCCGAACGGGGGCGCCTTACTTGTGTTCGCCGAGCATCGGGCCGTTCGCGCCGTGTAGATGCTTGGAGTATTCTTGAAACTGGCTCGGAGAGTGCGCGGTGAAAATTGTCATCGCAGGCGGCACCGGCTGGCTGGGGTCCGCGCTGTCACAATCGCTGGTGAGGGACGGGCACGACGTCGTCGTCCTCTCCAGATCGACGCGGGATCCGTTGACGAGCACATTTCCGCGTGTCGTTCGGTGGGATGGCCAAACCGTCGGCTCCTGGAAGGGCGATCTCGACGGCGCCGACGCGGTCGTAAATCTCTGCGGCGAATCCATCGCCTCCGGTCGCTGGAACCTGGAGCGCAAGCGCCGTCTGCTCACCAGCCGAACGGAGCCAACCCGCGCACTGGTCGCGGCAATCGCCGAAGTCTCGCGGAAACCCGCAGTGCTCCTCAATGCATCCGCTGTCGGCTACTACGGCGACCGCGGCGACCACCTCATCACGGAAGATGATCCGTCTGGAACCGATTTCCTCGCGCGACTGGTCGTGGAGTGGGAATCCGCTGCGCGCGAGGCGGAGGCGCTCGGCGTACGCGTCTGCCTGATGCGCCAGGGCATCGTCGTCGGCCGGGGAGGGTTCATCGGGCACATGGCGGTACCGTTTCGCTTCTTCCTGGGCGCATACCTGGGCAGTGGCCGACAATGGGTTTCATGGGTCCACGTTGACGACGTGGTCGGGCTGTTTCGCCTCGCCCTCGAACGAATGGACGCGGTGGGGCCGATCAACGTGACGTCGCCAGAGCCGGTTACGAATCGCGAGCTGGCCCAAACGCTGGGCGCGGTCCTCGGGCGTCCCGTCTGGTTTTCAATCCCTGGAATCATGGTCCATGCAGCCGTCGGCGAGATCGCCGATCAGCTGCTCACGGGACAGCGCGTCGTCCCGGCAGCGGCGCGCCGCCTCGGCTACGCGTTTCGGGCGCCCCAGCTCGGGATAGCGTTGCGTCAAGCCCTTTGCCCTGCCGCGTAAGACGATGGAACTCGAGCTCGCCACCATCCATCTACCGGGAATATCCGATCATCTGCGCCGCCAGTGCCATCTCATCGCCGAGCACGCGCGCGCGGTGACCGGAGCTCCGCGCGCCATCCTGCTCCTGTACGACGAGACCATTCGTCGCCTCGTCACGGTCGCGACGCCGGGGTCCGAGATCGCCCTGCAGCAGATCGCGGTCGACCTGGTTCGGCGCAACTACCCCGGCCTCGATCCGCTCGCCTTGTCGTACCGTCCGACCATCAACGACGCCGTCGCGGCGGCGTTTGTCGGCCAGCGGACCCAGGTCAACACGATGGAGGAGGCCTTCGCCAACATCATGCCGGCGCCCGTCTCGGCCATCGCACGGGGGCTTGTGGGCATCACCCACGTGGTGTCGACGCCGGTCGTGGCGGAGGGCCGGGCCCTTGGCCTGATCCGCTTCCTGGTCGCCGGGCCCCCGAGCGCTGCTCAGCAGGCGCTCATGGAGGCGGCCGCCAGCCAAATCGGTCTGACGCTCGCGAACGCCGAGCTGGCGGAGCAAGCCCGCCGCCAGCTCGCCGCGACGCGCGCTATGGGCGAGGTCGCCCGGCTCAGCGCGAGCGCCGGCCTCACCGTGACCCTCGATGCGCTCGTCGGTCGAGCCCGCGACATCACGGACGCCGACGCCGCCACCGTGTACCTCGTCGACGATGATGGCGCAACCTTCTCCCCCGCCGCCGAAAGCCTCTCGGATCAGGGTCGCGCGGCCGACATCGGCCGCATGGCGACGCCCAGGCGCGAGATCGGCACCGGGCTCGTGGGTTGGGTCATCGCGGCCGGCGAGGCCGCGTTCGTCCCCGACGTGCGCCGCGACCCGCGCACGCAGACCCGCCACACCGCCATCCGCGAGGGCGCGATTGCCGTTCCCATGCGCGTGGGGAGCACCGTGGTAGGTTGTTTTCGCATAAGCGTGCTGGGCAAGCGGCGCTTCGCCGAGGGCGATCTCTGGGTAGCCCAGACGCTGGCGGATGAGGCTGCCGTTGCGCTGCAGAACGCCCGAGAGATGGAGCGAATCGAGGCGCGAGCCCGAGCAGAGGGCGAACGCGTGGCGGCCGCGCGCACGGCGCGCGAGATAGACGCGGCGCTGGCCGAACTGTTACGCTGCCTCGGTACACGCGACCTGCGCACGGAGGGCGAGCTGCGCGCCATTGTCGACGATGCACGCGCGCTGGCGCAGAGACTCGAAACCGCCGTCCAACGGCTCAGCTCCTCGGACTCAGCTCGTGAGCCCGACGGCCCACTCCCCGCGTAATTCGGGAGCACCTCGTATGCCCGCAACGGAGACCATCTCCGCGGACGTCCTTGTCGTCGGCGCCGGAGTTGCCGCGCTGCGCGCGGCGATCGCCGCGCGCGAGGCCGGCGCGGAGGTTGTCCTCTGCTGCAAGGGAATCGCCGGACGAAGCGGGAACACAGTCGTATCGACGGCGGACATCAGCGCGTACGTGCCACAGCTCGGAGTGGACGATTCAGAAGGCGTTTTCGCCACCGACACCCTGCAGACCGGAGGGAGCATCGCCGACGACGATCTGGTGCAACTGCTGGCGGAGCGCTCTGGGGAGGCATTGCTCGACCTCGAGCGGCTGGGCATCACGCTCCTTCGATCCGAGGGGCAGATCGACCGAACGCGGGCGGCGGGACACAGCCGCGCTCGTACGTATCGCGCGGATTCCAAGGGTCTCGGGCCAAACAAGGGCCTCGCCTTATCGGTTCCCCTCGCCCAGCGCGCGGGCGCGATCGGCGTGCGCTGCCTCAGTCGCACACCCGTGGTCCGGATCGCCACGGGCGACGGCCAAATCGCCGGGGCCGTGGCCGTCGACATGGAATCCAGGGATTTTGTGCGCATTGCGGCGCCCGCCGTCGTCGTCGCGGCCGGTGGCGCTTCCCACCTCTTTGCGCGGACGAACGGAACGGCCGAGGCGACCGGCGACGCCATCGTCTACGCGCTGCGGGCAGGCGCGAAAGCACGCGATCTGGAGTTCGTCCAATGGCATCCGACGCGCATGGACGAACCCGTACCCCTCTTTCTCACAAATGGCCTGCTGGCAGACGGCGCGGTGTTTCGTGATGCTCAGGGGCGCCGCTTCATGCCCGACTACGACGAACGAGCTGACCTGGCGCCTCGAGACGTCCTCTCCAAGGCTGTGTACCTGGAAGGAAAGGGAGGCCGCGGGGTGGGCGGTGGCGTCTACCTCGACTGCTCCGCGATCCCAGCCGATCGCATCGCGCTTCGCCACGCATACCTCGCGAGCGTCCTTCGGGAGCGCGGCGTGGATTTTCCGAACCAGTGGCTCGTCGTGAGTCCGGCCACGCATTTTCTCAT
The Chloroflexota bacterium genome window above contains:
- a CDS encoding helix-turn-helix domain-containing protein, producing the protein PNEVFSRDELAQRVWGYRDASSGRAIDVHIRRLRVKLDSVSAAPPPIISVRGFGYKLVSGHHGVSSVA
- a CDS encoding TIGR01777 family oxidoreductase, encoding MKIVIAGGTGWLGSALSQSLVRDGHDVVVLSRSTRDPLTSTFPRVVRWDGQTVGSWKGDLDGADAVVNLCGESIASGRWNLERKRRLLTSRTEPTRALVAAIAEVSRKPAVLLNASAVGYYGDRGDHLITEDDPSGTDFLARLVVEWESAAREAEALGVRVCLMRQGIVVGRGGFIGHMAVPFRFFLGAYLGSGRQWVSWVHVDDVVGLFRLALERMDAVGPINVTSPEPVTNRELAQTLGAVLGRPVWFSIPGIMVHAAVGEIADQLLTGQRVVPAAARRLGYAFRAPQLGIALRQALCPAA
- a CDS encoding GAF domain-containing protein, with the protein product MELELATIHLPGISDHLRRQCHLIAEHARAVTGAPRAILLLYDETIRRLVTVATPGSEIALQQIAVDLVRRNYPGLDPLALSYRPTINDAVAAAFVGQRTQVNTMEEAFANIMPAPVSAIARGLVGITHVVSTPVVAEGRALGLIRFLVAGPPSAAQQALMEAAASQIGLTLANAELAEQARRQLAATRAMGEVARLSASAGLTVTLDALVGRARDITDADAATVYLVDDDGATFSPAAESLSDQGRAADIGRMATPRREIGTGLVGWVIAAGEAAFVPDVRRDPRTQTRHTAIREGAIAVPMRVGSTVVGCFRISVLGKRRFAEGDLWVAQTLADEAAVALQNAREMERIEARARAEGERVAAARTAREIDAALAELLRCLGTRDLRTEGELRAIVDDARALAQRLETAVQRLSSSDSAREPDGPLPA
- a CDS encoding FAD-binding protein, producing MPATETISADVLVVGAGVAALRAAIAAREAGAEVVLCCKGIAGRSGNTVVSTADISAYVPQLGVDDSEGVFATDTLQTGGSIADDDLVQLLAERSGEALLDLERLGITLLRSEGQIDRTRAAGHSRARTYRADSKGLGPNKGLALSVPLAQRAGAIGVRCLSRTPVVRIATGDGQIAGAVAVDMESRDFVRIAAPAVVVAAGGASHLFARTNGTAEATGDAIVYALRAGAKARDLEFVQWHPTRMDEPVPLFLTNGLLADGAVFRDAQGRRFMPDYDERADLAPRDVLSKAVYLEGKGGRGVGGGVYLDCSAIPADRIALRHAYLASVLRERGVDFPNQWLVVSPATHFLMGGIAIDRQASSTVPGLFAAGESAGGIHGANRLGGNAFCEGLVFGTIAGAAAARYAADRTSPRFDSDTEALICTSVDAGHADPRPAIASAWRELRQTMWDHVSLVRTEAGLDEAEAILAALAGAAGELRGRDPSEAARILELRASIDCARLITSAARCREESRGAHWRVDFPETRPEWLGSIYASWPLAADSPVLTFRPKIVR